A genomic segment from Halomonas sp. TA22 encodes:
- the murF gene encoding UDP-N-acetylmuramoyl-tripeptide--D-alanyl-D-alanine ligase, with translation MSRCGLETLAALADTLGAETCVKSDEASEQRVGAIVTDTRKLASGDVLVALVGERFDAHDFIAEARKAGALAAVVSRRVEDPLPQLVVADTRLALGLLAQARRRAWSGRVVAVTGNSGKTTVKEMLATLLNQRGDTLATHGNLNNDIGAPLTLLALEPRHCQAVIELGANHLGEIAWTTALAMPNVAVITNVTGAHVGEFGGMGQIAQAKAEILAGLSSDGVAVLNRDDAFFPVWRRLAMAREVLDFSIGDPRARLSAQALVCDGQGRYAFTLSLDGQELGRVQLALLGRHNVANALAAAAAGIAMGLDGSLVMSGLEAVRPMPGRMAIVPGIRATRLIDDTYNANPGAVKAAIDLLADLPAPRWCLLGAMAELGEATERLHADVGHYARERGIDFLGTTGSLAKAASHAFGEGGCHFDDWEALVRHAHNHLPSGASVLVKGSRSAGMERIIAALGADVSR, from the coding sequence ATGAGTCGCTGCGGCCTGGAAACCCTGGCGGCGCTGGCCGATACGCTGGGGGCCGAGACGTGTGTGAAGAGCGACGAAGCCAGCGAGCAGCGGGTGGGTGCGATTGTCACCGACACGCGCAAGCTCGCCTCGGGTGACGTCCTGGTTGCCCTGGTCGGCGAACGTTTCGATGCGCACGACTTCATTGCCGAGGCACGCAAGGCAGGTGCTCTGGCCGCGGTGGTGTCGCGCCGCGTAGAAGATCCTCTGCCTCAGCTCGTGGTCGCCGATACCCGGCTGGCGCTGGGCCTGCTGGCACAGGCCAGGCGGCGTGCCTGGAGTGGACGTGTAGTAGCCGTCACCGGCAACAGTGGCAAGACCACCGTCAAGGAGATGCTTGCCACGCTGCTGAATCAGCGTGGCGACACGCTGGCTACCCATGGCAACCTCAACAACGATATCGGCGCCCCGCTCACGCTGCTGGCGCTTGAGCCGCGTCATTGCCAGGCCGTGATCGAGCTTGGCGCCAACCACCTTGGCGAGATCGCCTGGACGACTGCCTTGGCGATGCCCAATGTGGCGGTGATCACCAACGTGACGGGAGCGCATGTCGGGGAGTTCGGCGGCATGGGGCAGATTGCCCAGGCCAAGGCCGAAATTCTTGCCGGCCTCTCAAGCGATGGTGTCGCCGTGCTCAATCGCGACGATGCCTTCTTTCCGGTGTGGCGGCGGCTGGCGATGGCGCGCGAGGTGCTCGATTTCAGTATTGGCGATCCGCGTGCGCGTCTGAGCGCGCAGGCGCTGGTGTGTGATGGGCAGGGGCGCTATGCTTTCACGCTGTCGCTCGATGGGCAGGAGCTTGGGCGCGTGCAACTGGCGCTGCTGGGTCGCCACAACGTGGCCAATGCATTGGCGGCGGCGGCGGCTGGAATCGCCATGGGACTCGACGGCTCCCTGGTGATGAGCGGACTTGAAGCGGTACGGCCCATGCCAGGGCGCATGGCCATCGTGCCGGGAATTCGTGCGACACGATTGATCGACGATACCTATAATGCCAACCCCGGCGCGGTAAAGGCGGCGATCGACCTGCTGGCCGACCTGCCGGCACCTCGTTGGTGCCTGCTGGGCGCCATGGCGGAGTTGGGCGAAGCGACCGAGCGGCTGCATGCCGATGTCGGCCACTACGCACGGGAACGAGGGATCGACTTTCTCGGCACCACGGGGTCGCTTGCCAAGGCGGCTTCCCATGCCTTCGGGGAAGGCGGGTGTCATTTCGACGACTGGGAGGCGCTGGTGCGCCATGCCCATAACCATCTGCCGTCAGGGGCCAGCGTGCTGGTCAAGGGCTCGCGCAGTGCCGGGATGGAACGAATCATCGCCGCACTGGGCGCCGATGTATCAAGGTGA
- the mraY gene encoding phospho-N-acetylmuramoyl-pentapeptide-transferase gives MLLYLANFLAQFHSAFNVFNYLTLRMILGTLTALLLCLLLGPLMIRHLVERQIGQAVRDDGPQSHLSKAGTPTMGGAMILMAIAISTLLWGDLANHYVWIVLTVTLGFGAIGWVDDYRKVVEKNPRGLPARWKYLWQSVIGLAAAIVLFLTAAGPVETSLIVPLFKDFVLQLGIFYIVLTYLVIVGSSNAVNLTDGLDGLAIMPTVLVAIGLAVFAYASGNAVFANYLQIPHIPGAGELTVFCATIAGAGLGFLWFNTYPAQVFMGDVGALALGAALGVVAVIVRQEIVLFIMGGIFVMETVSVILQVGSYKLTGRRIFRMAPLHHHYELKGWPEPRVIVRFWIITVVLVLMGLATLKIR, from the coding sequence ATGCTGCTTTATCTGGCCAACTTTCTGGCGCAATTCCACAGCGCCTTCAATGTCTTCAACTACCTGACTCTGCGCATGATCCTGGGGACCCTGACGGCCCTACTGTTGTGCCTGCTGCTGGGACCGCTGATGATCCGCCATCTGGTGGAGCGTCAGATCGGCCAGGCGGTGCGCGACGACGGTCCGCAGTCGCACCTCTCCAAGGCGGGAACGCCGACCATGGGCGGTGCGATGATCCTGATGGCAATCGCCATCAGTACCCTGCTGTGGGGTGATCTTGCCAACCACTATGTTTGGATCGTGTTGACGGTCACGCTGGGTTTCGGCGCGATTGGCTGGGTCGACGACTACCGCAAGGTGGTGGAGAAGAATCCGCGAGGCCTGCCGGCGCGCTGGAAATACCTCTGGCAGTCGGTGATCGGTCTGGCGGCCGCGATAGTGCTTTTCCTCACTGCGGCAGGGCCGGTCGAAACCAGCCTGATCGTGCCGCTGTTCAAGGATTTCGTGCTTCAGCTCGGCATCTTCTACATCGTCCTGACCTACCTGGTGATCGTTGGCAGCTCCAATGCCGTCAATCTCACCGATGGACTGGATGGGCTCGCCATCATGCCGACCGTACTGGTGGCGATCGGTCTTGCCGTCTTCGCCTATGCCAGCGGCAACGCGGTCTTTGCCAACTATCTGCAGATACCCCACATCCCGGGCGCCGGCGAGCTGACGGTGTTCTGCGCCACCATCGCCGGTGCTGGGTTGGGCTTTCTATGGTTCAACACCTACCCGGCCCAGGTCTTCATGGGCGACGTGGGGGCGCTGGCGCTGGGTGCGGCGTTGGGTGTCGTGGCGGTGATCGTGCGCCAGGAGATCGTGCTGTTCATCATGGGCGGTATCTTCGTGATGGAGACGGTGTCGGTGATCCTGCAGGTCGGCTCCTACAAGCTCACGGGGCGGCGCATCTTCCGCATGGCGCCGCTGCATCATCACTATGAGCTCAAGGGATGGCCGGAGCCCCGCGTCATCGTGCGCTTCTGGATCATCACCGTGGTGCTGGTGCTGATGGGACTGGCCACCTTGAAGATTCGCTGA
- the murD gene encoding UDP-N-acetylmuramoyl-L-alanine--D-glutamate ligase codes for MVKVPQGMTLVVGLGVSGRAICRHLDREGTPFMVADTRPAPPGVDDFRATHPGVAIHCGALTELDLEAVEEVVLSPGVDPRTPGLECLTGRVREATGEPVLVGEIALFVRRCRSPIAAITGSNAKSTVTTLLGEMARAAGRRVAVGGNLGTPALDLLHDEPDADFYVLELSSFQLEMTPRLGAETVAFLNLCEDHLDRHGDMQGYRLAKQGIFRGAHHAVVNADDPLSWPLEPMKRVECFTCHSPEEGEWGVGLNEAGGSAAPWLLHGQIPLLPCAEVKLKGRHNQANALAALAMGHRLELPMAAMLDVLRRFPGLPHRGELIAEIDGVDWINDSKGTNVGATLAAIVGLGPTLSGKLVLLAGGMGKGADFTPLAAPLAEHARAVLTFGVDGERLARALRGRVSVHEVEDMMSAMAQAKTLAEPGDCVLLSPACASLDQFSSYQERGEVFRRWVQQQQGRERA; via the coding sequence ATGGTCAAGGTGCCTCAAGGAATGACACTGGTAGTCGGCCTCGGCGTATCCGGGCGTGCCATCTGCCGGCACTTGGATCGTGAGGGCACTCCCTTCATGGTGGCCGATACGCGACCGGCGCCGCCCGGTGTCGACGACTTCCGTGCGACGCATCCCGGTGTCGCGATCCATTGCGGCGCGCTGACCGAGCTCGATCTCGAGGCGGTGGAGGAGGTCGTCTTGAGCCCTGGGGTCGATCCCCGTACCCCCGGGCTCGAGTGCCTGACGGGTCGCGTGCGCGAGGCGACTGGCGAGCCAGTGCTGGTCGGTGAGATTGCACTGTTCGTGCGCCGCTGCCGCTCGCCGATTGCTGCCATTACCGGCTCCAACGCCAAGTCGACCGTGACCACGCTGCTCGGTGAGATGGCGCGCGCCGCCGGCCGTCGGGTGGCGGTAGGCGGCAACCTGGGCACGCCGGCGCTGGATCTGCTGCATGATGAGCCGGACGCTGACTTCTATGTGCTTGAGCTATCGAGCTTCCAGCTCGAGATGACGCCGCGGCTAGGGGCCGAGACGGTGGCCTTTCTCAACCTGTGCGAGGACCATCTCGATCGCCACGGCGACATGCAGGGCTATCGGCTTGCCAAGCAGGGTATTTTTCGCGGCGCTCACCACGCCGTGGTCAATGCCGACGACCCCCTGAGCTGGCCACTAGAACCGATGAAACGCGTCGAGTGCTTTACCTGTCATTCGCCCGAAGAGGGGGAGTGGGGGGTCGGGCTCAATGAAGCTGGCGGTAGTGCAGCTCCCTGGCTGCTGCATGGCCAGATACCGCTGCTGCCTTGTGCCGAAGTGAAGCTCAAGGGGCGTCACAATCAGGCTAACGCCTTGGCCGCTCTTGCCATGGGGCATCGCCTGGAGTTGCCTATGGCAGCGATGCTTGACGTACTCAGGCGCTTTCCCGGCTTGCCGCACCGTGGTGAGCTGATTGCCGAGATCGATGGCGTCGACTGGATCAACGACTCGAAGGGCACCAATGTGGGCGCTACCTTGGCGGCCATCGTCGGGCTCGGTCCCACTCTTTCCGGCAAGCTGGTACTGCTCGCCGGTGGGATGGGCAAGGGGGCGGATTTCACGCCACTGGCAGCGCCGCTTGCCGAGCATGCGAGGGCCGTACTGACCTTCGGGGTGGATGGCGAGCGTCTGGCGCGCGCTCTACGTGGGAGGGTGAGCGTCCATGAGGTCGAGGATATGATGTCGGCCATGGCGCAGGCGAAGACTCTTGCCGAACCGGGCGACTGTGTGCTGCTGTCGCCGGCCTGTGCCAGTCTCGATCAATTTTCCAGCTACCAGGAGCGCGGCGAAGTATTCCGTCGCTGGGTTCAGCAACAGCAGGGCCGGGAGAGGGCATGA
- the murG gene encoding undecaprenyldiphospho-muramoylpentapeptide beta-N-acetylglucosaminyltransferase — MAGGTGGHVIPALSLAKGLAEQGVEVQWLGSPRGIENRLVPQVNITLHCIDIAGLRGNGASGWLMAPIRLARAIWQARQVIKRVDPQLVVGLGGFASGPGGLAAWMMRRPLVIHEQNAVAGLTNRALSRLARRVYAAFPQAFGERAEVVGNPVRDEIAVLGETPRRAEQMQERRLRLLVVGGSLGAKALNDTLPLALARLDVALRPEVRHQAGRDKEQVTLALYQAQGVEAEVSAFIDDMASAFDWADLVVCRAGALTVAELAAAAKPSLLVPFPHAVDDHQTANAQALVEAGAARLMPQPTMTDETLANCLIEILNPDTLAAMASRARADAQLDTVARLVAGCMETGFE, encoded by the coding sequence ATGGCGGGTGGCACGGGGGGGCATGTCATCCCGGCGCTCTCCCTTGCCAAGGGGCTCGCCGAGCAGGGAGTCGAGGTGCAGTGGCTGGGCAGTCCCAGGGGGATCGAGAATCGTCTGGTACCCCAGGTCAACATTACGCTGCACTGCATCGACATCGCCGGTCTGCGCGGTAACGGAGCGTCGGGTTGGCTGATGGCGCCAATTCGGTTGGCACGTGCCATATGGCAGGCCCGGCAGGTGATCAAGCGCGTCGATCCGCAGCTGGTGGTGGGGCTAGGTGGCTTTGCCAGTGGCCCCGGTGGGCTTGCGGCCTGGATGATGCGTCGTCCGCTGGTCATCCACGAGCAGAATGCCGTGGCGGGTCTGACCAATAGAGCACTGTCGCGGCTGGCCAGGCGAGTCTATGCCGCTTTTCCGCAAGCCTTCGGTGAGCGAGCCGAAGTGGTGGGCAACCCGGTGCGCGATGAGATAGCCGTGCTGGGCGAAACACCGCGTCGTGCCGAGCAGATGCAGGAACGTCGCCTGCGGCTGCTGGTGGTGGGTGGTTCGCTCGGTGCCAAGGCACTCAACGATACCCTGCCGCTCGCCCTGGCTCGGCTCGATGTCGCGCTCCGCCCGGAGGTGAGGCACCAGGCGGGGCGCGACAAGGAGCAGGTGACGCTGGCGCTTTATCAAGCTCAGGGAGTGGAGGCCGAGGTGAGCGCCTTCATCGATGACATGGCCAGTGCCTTCGATTGGGCCGACCTGGTCGTGTGTCGTGCTGGAGCGCTGACCGTCGCCGAGCTTGCCGCGGCCGCCAAGCCGTCGCTGCTGGTCCCCTTTCCACATGCGGTGGACGATCACCAGACCGCCAACGCCCAGGCACTGGTCGAGGCCGGCGCGGCGCGCCTGATGCCCCAGCCAACGATGACCGACGAGACGCTCGCCAACTGCCTGATTGAGATACTGAACCCCGATACCCTTGCCGCCATGGCGAGCCGTGCCCGGGCCGATGCCCAGTTGGATACGGTCGCCCGCCTGGTGGCCGGCTGCATGGAGACAGGTTTTGAGTGA
- the ftsW gene encoding putative lipid II flippase FtsW: MKLQRWRERLSTADQPFDGWLLLAALTLLLVGWVMVTSASTEVASGLTGNPYYFSIRHGIFVIMALIIGALVTRVPLLWWKVNGPLLLLVGIVLLILVLLVGREINGSRRWLSVPGIPFNLQASEVAKLCLIAYMAGYLERFLPQVRREWGAFVRPLLVMAVIAFLLILEPDYGAVVVMTGCVMGMLLLAGAPLWRFGLMLIGVVALGFYVAIAEPYRLARLTSFADPWADQFASGYQLTQALIAYGRGHWLGLGLGNSVQKLFYLPEAHTDFVFAVLAEELGMFGAIAVIGLFALLVCRALAVGRRAELAKQPFAAYLSYGIALIIGSQAFINIAVSTGMLPTKGLTLPLLSYGGSSLVVSAIMVAMLLRADVETRQALRRSRPTAPRATPGPAVFPTGGR, from the coding sequence ATGAAACTTCAACGCTGGCGTGAGCGCCTGTCCACTGCGGATCAGCCTTTCGATGGCTGGTTGCTGCTGGCGGCGCTGACGCTGTTGCTGGTGGGATGGGTGATGGTGACCTCGGCTTCCACCGAGGTGGCCTCCGGCCTTACCGGAAACCCCTACTATTTCAGTATCCGCCACGGCATCTTCGTGATCATGGCACTTATCATTGGTGCGCTGGTGACGCGTGTCCCGCTGTTGTGGTGGAAGGTCAATGGCCCCTTGTTACTGCTGGTCGGCATCGTACTGCTGATTCTGGTGCTATTGGTGGGTCGCGAAATCAATGGCAGTCGTCGCTGGCTGTCGGTTCCTGGCATCCCGTTCAATCTGCAGGCATCGGAAGTTGCCAAGTTGTGTCTCATTGCCTACATGGCCGGCTATCTTGAGCGCTTCCTGCCCCAGGTGCGCCGCGAGTGGGGCGCGTTCGTGCGCCCATTGCTGGTGATGGCGGTCATCGCTTTCCTGCTGATTCTCGAGCCGGACTATGGCGCCGTGGTGGTGATGACCGGCTGTGTGATGGGCATGCTGCTGTTGGCAGGCGCACCGCTGTGGCGCTTCGGTCTGATGTTGATTGGGGTGGTGGCGCTGGGGTTTTATGTAGCGATCGCCGAACCCTACCGGCTCGCGCGCCTGACCAGCTTTGCCGATCCCTGGGCGGATCAGTTCGCCAGCGGCTATCAGCTGACCCAGGCGCTGATCGCCTATGGCCGGGGACACTGGCTGGGGCTGGGGCTTGGCAACAGCGTCCAGAAACTCTTCTACCTGCCGGAGGCACATACCGATTTCGTCTTTGCGGTACTGGCCGAGGAGCTTGGCATGTTTGGGGCAATCGCTGTCATTGGCCTGTTCGCGCTGCTCGTGTGTCGGGCGCTTGCCGTGGGGCGTCGCGCAGAGCTGGCAAAGCAGCCCTTCGCCGCTTATCTCAGCTATGGCATTGCCCTGATCATCGGCTCGCAAGCCTTCATCAACATAGCGGTAAGTACCGGCATGCTACCCACCAAGGGGTTGACGCTGCCGCTGTTGAGCTACGGTGGTTCGAGCTTGGTGGTGAGTGCGATCATGGTTGCCATGCTGTTGCGAGCCGATGTCGAGACGCGCCAGGCGCTGCGCCGCTCGCGCCCCACCGCACCACGTGCGACGCCGGGCCCCGCCGTGTTCCCGACAGGAGGTCGATAG